One Pseudonocardia sediminis DNA window includes the following coding sequences:
- a CDS encoding mycofactocin-coupled SDR family oxidoreductase has translation MGRMDGKVALVTGAARGQGRSHALRLAQEGADIIGVDLCKQIDTVPYPMSSPGDLEQTVSQIEELDRRIVAREADVRSSAQLTAAVDEGLSQFGHIDVVCANAGIFSTAPYTEITDELWDDMIAVNLTGVFRTVQAVLPHMIERRSGSIIMTSSTAGIMGFGNFAHYTAAKHGVVGLMRTLVQEVSQHGIRANTIHPTSVDTDMIQNPTLYSLMSPDDPSKEGFAAAFASMNALPVAWVEPVDISNAVLFLASDESRYITGQQLKVDAGFCEKTG, from the coding sequence ATGGGACGCATGGACGGCAAGGTCGCACTGGTCACCGGGGCGGCACGGGGACAGGGACGCTCGCACGCGCTGCGGCTGGCCCAGGAGGGCGCCGACATCATCGGCGTCGACCTGTGCAAGCAGATCGACACGGTGCCGTACCCGATGTCGTCGCCGGGGGACCTCGAGCAGACGGTCTCCCAGATCGAGGAGCTGGACCGCCGGATCGTCGCCCGCGAGGCCGACGTCCGCAGCAGCGCCCAGCTCACGGCCGCCGTCGACGAGGGCCTGTCGCAGTTCGGGCACATCGACGTCGTCTGCGCGAACGCCGGGATCTTCTCCACCGCGCCCTACACCGAGATCACCGACGAGCTGTGGGACGACATGATCGCGGTCAACCTGACCGGTGTCTTCCGCACCGTGCAGGCCGTCCTGCCGCACATGATCGAGCGCCGCAGCGGATCGATCATCATGACCAGCTCCACGGCCGGGATCATGGGCTTCGGCAACTTCGCGCACTACACCGCGGCCAAGCACGGCGTCGTCGGCCTGATGCGCACGCTCGTGCAGGAGGTCTCGCAGCACGGCATCCGGGCGAACACGATCCACCCGACGTCGGTGGACACCGACATGATCCAGAACCCCACGCTGTACTCGCTGATGAGCCCGGACGACCCGAGCAAGGAGGGGTTCGCGGCGGCCTTCGCCTCGATGAACGCCCTGCCGGTCGCGTGGGTGGAGCCGGTGGACATCTCCAACGCCGTGCTCTTCCTCGCCTCCGACGAGTCCCGCTACATCACCGGCCAGCAGCTCAAGGTCGACGCCGGTTTCTGCGAGAAGACAGGATGA
- a CDS encoding vWA domain-containing protein, with translation MRRKPKQLREAPSLFQDGPGPPVVVELGDTRGDGGADVEAAGGQGLLVTSQSATVRGLDELLEDRTPDREVSRMAQRIARRLAIRRRPRDPRAERGAGKLASVPYRYRSDDIDLDRTIEILAERPVPEDTDIVVRERMRSRRAAVLIVDVSGSMRGEKVRIAAATVAALSADLGGGEGGDQLALVAFWSDAALLKPLQTRVAPSKLLDQLLRIPARGLTNVGFGLSVAHSELNRSSARRRTAVLLTDAVHNAGPDPREIARRFGELHVLCETDGEHDAPLAQDMARLGHGRYAPVATHRDVAPALNRLLAG, from the coding sequence TTGCGCCGCAAGCCCAAGCAGCTGCGCGAGGCGCCGTCGCTGTTCCAGGACGGGCCGGGGCCGCCGGTCGTCGTCGAGCTCGGGGACACCCGTGGCGACGGCGGCGCCGACGTCGAGGCCGCGGGCGGTCAGGGCCTGCTGGTCACCTCGCAGTCGGCGACGGTCCGCGGGCTCGACGAGCTGCTCGAAGATCGCACGCCCGACCGCGAGGTATCCCGGATGGCGCAGCGGATCGCCCGGCGCCTGGCGATCCGGCGGCGTCCGCGCGACCCGCGGGCCGAGCGCGGCGCCGGAAAGCTCGCCTCGGTCCCCTACCGCTACCGCAGCGACGACATCGATCTCGACCGCACGATCGAGATCCTCGCCGAACGCCCGGTGCCCGAGGACACCGACATCGTCGTCCGCGAGCGGATGCGGTCCCGGCGCGCCGCGGTGCTGATCGTCGACGTGTCCGGGTCGATGCGCGGGGAGAAGGTGCGGATCGCCGCGGCGACCGTCGCCGCCCTGTCCGCTGATCTGGGCGGCGGAGAAGGTGGCGACCAGCTCGCCCTGGTCGCGTTCTGGTCCGACGCGGCGCTGCTCAAGCCGCTCCAGACACGGGTGGCGCCGTCGAAGCTGCTCGACCAGCTGCTGCGGATCCCGGCCCGGGGACTGACCAACGTCGGCTTCGGGCTGTCCGTCGCGCACTCCGAGCTCAACCGCTCCTCGGCGCGCCGGCGGACCGCGGTGCTGCTCACCGACGCCGTGCACAACGCGGGGCCGGACCCCCGCGAGATCGCGCGCCGGTTCGGCGAGCTGCACGTGCTGTGCGAGACCGACGGCGAGCACGACGCCCCGCTGGCCCAGGACATGGCCCGCCTCGGCCACGGCCGCTACGCCCCGGTCGCCACCCACCGCGACGTCGCGCCCGCCCTGAACCGCCTCCTCGCCGGGTGA
- a CDS encoding AMP-binding protein: protein MAPTNAPGERRWIEVSTLGDLVDRRAAERPDGEALVFPDRRATYPDLSARSHELARGLAGLGVGRGDRVGILLPASVDLVAVLLAAVKLGAVAVPVNARFRSTELGQIVAHSGMAVLVTAPDHLPLVTGTLPDLAAQTPGDLACASAPELRHVLLLSGEHPGCTGADRLEAGAVPGADVRSEQESVRVRDTAVIVYTSGTTAAPKGAMLSHEALVRLATGIGDRLGYTPSDRVWTAIPLFHGGGITFALSCLAAGATFVHPGFFDPSTTLEYLRDERVTVALAAFETIWMPVLNRSDFAAFDLSGIRVVMAVGVPERLRDMASRLPGATHVSCVAMTESSAFLTLNRLDDPPEARATTGGHPMPGMRCRVVDPETGLDVAPGTLGELLFRGPNAFDGYFRDPEQTAAVFDHEGWFHSGDLVVADAEGRLSFRSRLKDMLKVGGENVAAAEVEGFLLGHPAVDMVAVVAAPDARYVEVPAAYVVLKAGAQATERELVDFCLGRIATYRVPRYVRFVTEYPMSGTKIKKFVLRERIAAELAAAGITEAPRVRVPAG, encoded by the coding sequence GTGGCACCGACGAACGCACCGGGGGAGCGCCGCTGGATCGAGGTCTCGACGCTCGGCGACCTCGTGGACCGCCGCGCCGCCGAGCGCCCGGACGGCGAGGCGCTCGTCTTCCCCGACCGGCGGGCCACCTACCCCGATCTCTCCGCACGTTCGCACGAGCTCGCGCGGGGCCTGGCCGGGCTCGGGGTCGGCCGGGGCGACCGAGTCGGGATCCTGCTGCCGGCCTCGGTGGACCTCGTCGCGGTCCTGCTGGCCGCGGTGAAGCTGGGCGCGGTCGCGGTGCCGGTCAACGCGCGGTTCCGCAGCACCGAGCTGGGCCAGATCGTCGCCCACTCCGGGATGGCGGTTCTGGTGACGGCACCCGACCATCTCCCGCTGGTGACCGGCACGCTGCCGGACCTGGCCGCGCAGACGCCGGGCGATCTGGCCTGCGCGTCGGCCCCGGAGCTGCGGCACGTGCTGCTGCTCTCCGGCGAGCACCCCGGCTGCACCGGCGCGGACCGGCTCGAGGCGGGAGCGGTGCCCGGCGCCGACGTCCGGTCCGAGCAGGAGTCGGTACGGGTCCGGGACACCGCGGTGATCGTCTACACCTCGGGCACGACGGCCGCGCCGAAGGGCGCGATGCTCTCGCACGAGGCCCTGGTGCGGCTCGCGACCGGCATCGGGGACCGCCTCGGCTACACCCCCTCCGACCGCGTCTGGACCGCGATCCCGCTGTTCCACGGCGGCGGTATCACGTTCGCGCTGAGCTGCCTGGCCGCCGGTGCGACGTTCGTGCACCCGGGCTTCTTCGACCCGTCGACGACGCTCGAGTACCTGCGCGACGAGCGCGTCACCGTCGCGCTCGCCGCGTTCGAGACGATATGGATGCCGGTGCTCAACCGGTCCGACTTCGCGGCGTTCGACCTGTCCGGGATCCGGGTCGTGATGGCCGTCGGCGTGCCGGAACGGCTGCGCGACATGGCCTCGCGGCTGCCGGGCGCGACGCACGTGTCCTGCGTGGCGATGACCGAGTCGTCGGCGTTCCTGACCCTGAACCGCCTCGACGACCCGCCGGAGGCCCGCGCCACGACCGGCGGGCACCCGATGCCCGGCATGCGCTGCCGCGTCGTCGACCCGGAGACCGGGCTCGACGTCGCGCCCGGAACGCTCGGCGAGCTGCTCTTCCGCGGCCCCAACGCCTTCGACGGCTACTTCCGAGACCCGGAGCAGACCGCCGCGGTGTTCGACCACGAGGGCTGGTTCCACAGCGGGGACCTCGTCGTCGCCGACGCCGAGGGGCGGCTGTCGTTCCGCTCGCGGCTCAAGGACATGCTCAAGGTCGGCGGCGAGAACGTCGCCGCGGCCGAGGTCGAGGGGTTCCTGCTCGGGCACCCGGCGGTGGACATGGTCGCGGTCGTCGCCGCGCCGGACGCCCGCTACGTCGAGGTCCCGGCCGCGTACGTCGTGCTCAAGGCGGGCGCGCAGGCGACGGAACGGGAGCTGGTCGACTTCTGTCTGGGCCGGATCGCGACCTACCGCGTGCCGCGCTACGTGCGGTTCGTGACCGAGTACCCCATGTCCGGAACGAAGATCAAGAAGTTCGTGCTGCGCGAGCGGATCGCGGCCGAGCTCGCCGCGGCGGGGATCACCGAGGCGCCCCGCGTGCGCGTTCCGGCCGGGTAG
- a CDS encoding NAD(P)-binding domain-containing protein, which yields MRTDVVVIGAGQAGLSAASGLRRGGLEPGAGFVVLDGDDGPGGAWRHRWPTLRVDDAHRIHDLPGMVFSPDDPQRPAKEVVPEYFAAYEDAFDLQVRRPVHVTAVHDDAPDLRVETDAGTWTARALINATGTWTRPFLPHYPGAETFRGRQLHAVDYPGPGDFAGKRVVVVGGGTTAVQLLLEIAPHASSTTWVTRREPQFFDGPFDAEHGRAAVARVEERVRAGLAPESVVSVTGLARTDAVAEGLRTGVLDRHPMFDRITPDGVAWEDGSTEDADVILWATGWRPAVGHLAPLGLRGPGGGIALEGTRAVADPRVHLVGYGPSASTIGANRAGRAAAREVLALLRTSAAA from the coding sequence ATGCGCACGGACGTGGTGGTGATCGGAGCCGGGCAGGCGGGTCTGTCCGCCGCGAGCGGCTTGCGGCGCGGCGGGCTGGAACCCGGGGCGGGGTTCGTCGTCCTCGACGGCGACGACGGCCCGGGCGGGGCATGGCGGCACCGCTGGCCGACGTTGCGGGTCGACGACGCGCACCGGATCCACGACCTGCCCGGCATGGTCTTCTCCCCCGACGACCCGCAGCGCCCGGCGAAGGAGGTCGTCCCGGAGTACTTCGCCGCCTACGAGGACGCGTTCGACCTGCAGGTCCGCCGCCCGGTGCACGTCACGGCCGTCCACGACGACGCACCGGACCTGCGTGTCGAGACCGACGCCGGGACCTGGACGGCCCGTGCACTGATCAACGCCACCGGCACGTGGACGCGCCCGTTCCTCCCGCACTACCCGGGCGCGGAGACGTTCCGTGGCCGGCAGCTGCACGCCGTGGACTACCCCGGGCCGGGCGACTTCGCCGGGAAGCGCGTCGTGGTCGTCGGCGGCGGGACGACGGCGGTGCAGCTGCTGCTGGAGATCGCGCCGCACGCGTCGTCGACGACGTGGGTGACCCGGCGCGAACCGCAGTTCTTCGACGGGCCGTTCGACGCCGAGCACGGACGGGCCGCGGTGGCGAGGGTCGAGGAACGGGTCCGCGCCGGGCTGGCGCCGGAGAGCGTCGTGAGCGTGACCGGGCTCGCCCGCACCGACGCCGTCGCCGAGGGGCTGCGCACCGGCGTCCTGGACCGGCACCCGATGTTCGACCGGATCACCCCGGACGGCGTGGCCTGGGAGGACGGCAGCACCGAGGACGCGGACGTGATCCTCTGGGCCACCGGCTGGCGGCCGGCCGTCGGGCACCTGGCGCCGCTGGGACTGCGCGGCCCCGGCGGTGGGATCGCGCTGGAGGGCACCCGGGCGGTCGCCGACCCGCGCGTGCACCTCGTCGGCTACGGCCCGTCGGCCAGCACGATCGGCGCCAACCGCGCCGGGCGGGCCGCGGCCCGGGAGGTCCTGGCCCTGCTGCGCACCTCAGCCGCCGCCTGA
- a CDS encoding AAA family ATPase, whose product MTPTSTGISTGRARRDGIAESLVGRRRELDLVLAAVTAGRDILLEGPPGTGKSTVLRAITGNWGIPFVLVEGNAELTPARLVGHHNPARVLREDYSEDNFVAGPLVEAMRSGGFLYIEELNRAPEDTLNVLLASMAEREVAVPRVGTIRAEPTFRVLASMNPFDNVGTARISDSVYDRWCRLAVGYQDEAEEVGIVGVRTGSEDATLIGDAVAITRATRSHPELRRGSSVRGAIDMVAIAVELEKLDTYSSRENLVLDAALLSLSARVGVDEASEASPEQVVTEIWENHFFSSPGGQRRVRTA is encoded by the coding sequence GTGACGCCGACCTCCACGGGAATCTCCACCGGCCGGGCCCGGCGTGACGGAATCGCCGAGAGCCTGGTCGGGCGGCGCCGCGAGCTCGACCTCGTCCTCGCCGCGGTGACGGCCGGGCGCGACATCCTCCTGGAGGGCCCGCCGGGCACCGGCAAGTCCACCGTGCTGCGCGCGATCACCGGCAACTGGGGCATCCCGTTCGTGCTGGTCGAGGGCAACGCGGAGCTGACGCCGGCGCGCCTGGTCGGACACCACAACCCGGCGCGGGTGCTGCGCGAGGACTACAGCGAGGACAACTTCGTCGCCGGCCCGCTGGTCGAGGCGATGCGCTCGGGCGGGTTCCTCTACATCGAGGAGCTCAACCGGGCGCCGGAGGACACGCTCAACGTGCTGCTGGCCTCGATGGCCGAGCGCGAGGTCGCCGTCCCCCGGGTCGGAACGATCCGCGCCGAGCCGACGTTCCGCGTGCTGGCCTCGATGAACCCGTTCGACAACGTCGGCACCGCGCGGATCTCGGACTCGGTCTACGACCGCTGGTGCCGCCTCGCCGTCGGCTACCAGGACGAGGCCGAGGAGGTCGGCATCGTCGGCGTCCGCACCGGGAGCGAGGACGCGACGCTGATCGGCGACGCGGTCGCGATCACCCGGGCCACGCGCTCGCACCCGGAGCTGCGCCGCGGCTCCAGCGTGCGCGGGGCGATCGACATGGTCGCGATCGCCGTCGAGCTGGAGAAGCTGGACACGTACTCGTCGCGGGAGAACCTGGTCCTCGACGCGGCGCTGCTGTCGCTCTCGGCGCGGGTCGGGGTGGACGAGGCGTCGGAGGCGAGCCCGGAACAGGTGGTCACCGAGATCTGGGAGAACCATTTTTTCTCCTCCCCCGGCGGGCAGCGCCGGGTCCGCACCGCCTGA
- a CDS encoding MaoC family dehydratase: MNVGDALLDLVVESVDPERMKTMAALLRDPNMIHLEPAEAARHGLGDRVVNQGPINMGYVQTMLAHAAGGVDRVRATAFRFLANVHAGDRVVAGGRVTAVRDGEVDCEVWLDVTGGARALSGTATLLAPPPAP, translated from the coding sequence GTGAACGTCGGCGACGCGCTCCTCGACCTCGTCGTCGAGTCGGTGGACCCGGAGCGGATGAAGACGATGGCGGCCCTGCTCCGCGACCCGAACATGATCCATCTGGAGCCGGCCGAGGCGGCCCGGCACGGCCTCGGCGACCGGGTGGTGAACCAGGGCCCGATCAACATGGGCTACGTCCAGACGATGCTCGCCCACGCCGCCGGCGGGGTGGACCGGGTCCGCGCGACGGCGTTCCGGTTCCTGGCCAACGTCCACGCCGGCGACCGGGTCGTCGCGGGCGGGCGGGTCACCGCCGTCCGGGACGGCGAGGTCGACTGCGAGGTGTGGCTGGACGTCACCGGCGGGGCTCGGGCACTGTCCGGGACGGCGACGTTACTTGCGCCGCCGCCGGCGCCGTGA
- a CDS encoding DedA family protein, translating to MLAGIPTWIVVLVAALAALGETTIGLGLVLPGESVLVAAAIALPNLGAAVVAVFVVGFAAACGDAIGYLLGRRFGPRLRASKLVGKVGRDQWDRTGDILRRHGAWAVLGARFLPVVRTLTPAAAGASGLPLRRFLPASLAGAFLWSATHVAVGFGARGSALWFERTFGIAGWVVLGSLGVIGTAVWLLRRRRQARTAPVTTPEPVAVGAGD from the coding sequence ATGCTGGCCGGTATCCCCACCTGGATCGTCGTCCTGGTGGCGGCGCTGGCCGCGCTCGGTGAGACCACGATCGGGCTCGGCCTCGTCCTTCCCGGCGAGTCGGTCCTCGTCGCCGCCGCGATCGCACTGCCGAACCTGGGCGCGGCCGTCGTGGCCGTGTTCGTCGTGGGGTTCGCGGCCGCCTGCGGTGACGCGATCGGCTACCTTCTCGGCCGCCGCTTCGGACCGCGACTGCGGGCGTCGAAGCTGGTCGGCAAGGTCGGGCGCGACCAGTGGGACCGCACCGGCGATATCCTGCGACGCCACGGCGCCTGGGCCGTCCTGGGCGCGCGCTTCCTGCCCGTCGTCCGCACGCTGACCCCCGCCGCGGCCGGCGCCTCCGGGCTGCCGCTGCGCCGCTTCCTCCCGGCGAGCCTCGCCGGTGCGTTCCTGTGGTCGGCCACGCACGTCGCGGTCGGCTTCGGCGCCCGCGGCTCGGCGCTGTGGTTCGAGCGGACGTTCGGCATCGCGGGGTGGGTCGTCCTCGGCTCGCTCGGGGTGATCGGGACCGCGGTGTGGCTGCTGCGCCGCCGTCGCCAGGCTCGGACCGCGCCGGTGACGACGCCGGAGCCGGTGGCCGTCGGGGCCGGGGACTAG
- a CDS encoding threonine ammonia-lyase, translating to MAELIGLDDITTAAERIAGQVVRTPTVHSPGLSALLGAPVTAKLELLQRSGSFKPRGVLAKIATLSPAERDAGLVAVSGGNHGIALADVAGSLGIAATVVMPESAPARSVQIARDAGADVRLTPDMAGAFALTAELQAAGVTLVHPFDDPVVLAGQATVGLEMVRDLPAPVTDVLVSIGGGALISGVAAAVRALVPGVRVWGVETVGAEAMSTALRVGGPTPVSLSSIVSTLSAPSVSQLTYDHVRELVHDVLVVSDAEAVQGAVDLAEHGKVWGEPAAGCLLPAARRVLAQVDDARLGLVVCGGNTTVADLADRIAHP from the coding sequence GTGGCGGAACTGATCGGGCTCGACGACATCACGACGGCGGCCGAACGGATCGCGGGGCAGGTGGTGCGCACCCCGACGGTGCACAGCCCGGGGCTCTCCGCGCTGCTCGGGGCACCGGTGACGGCGAAGCTGGAGCTGCTGCAGCGTTCCGGGTCGTTCAAGCCGCGCGGCGTGCTGGCCAAGATCGCGACGCTGTCCCCGGCCGAGCGCGACGCCGGCCTGGTCGCGGTCAGCGGGGGCAACCACGGGATCGCGCTCGCCGACGTCGCCGGGTCGCTGGGGATCGCCGCGACCGTCGTCATGCCGGAGTCGGCGCCGGCCCGGTCGGTGCAGATCGCCCGCGACGCCGGGGCCGACGTCCGCCTCACCCCGGACATGGCGGGCGCGTTCGCACTGACCGCCGAGCTGCAGGCCGCCGGCGTGACGCTGGTGCACCCGTTCGACGACCCGGTCGTGCTGGCCGGGCAGGCCACCGTCGGTCTGGAGATGGTCCGGGACCTCCCCGCGCCGGTCACCGACGTGCTCGTGAGCATCGGTGGCGGCGCGCTGATCTCCGGCGTGGCCGCGGCGGTGCGGGCGCTCGTCCCGGGCGTGCGGGTGTGGGGTGTGGAGACGGTCGGCGCCGAGGCCATGTCGACCGCCCTGCGCGTCGGCGGCCCGACGCCGGTGTCGCTGAGCTCGATCGTCTCGACGCTCAGCGCGCCGTCGGTGTCGCAGCTGACCTACGACCACGTCCGCGAGCTGGTGCACGACGTGCTCGTGGTCTCCGACGCCGAGGCCGTCCAGGGGGCCGTCGACCTCGCCGAGCACGGCAAGGTCTGGGGCGAGCCGGCCGCGGGATGCCTACTCCCGGCGGCGCGCCGCGTCCTGGCCCAGGTCGACGACGCCCGCCTCGGCCTCGTCGTCTGCGGCGGGAACACCACCGTCGCCGACCTCGCCGACCGGATCGCCCATCCCTGA
- a CDS encoding DUF2127 domain-containing protein, which produces MPSRDPITTRGSRRTEQLFRIALLVKGVDGAAELLGAVALLLISGDLVNRLVTDVLARDLLGPPDGSLARHFVSGTAEFASGNRTFAIVYLALHGVVKLLLVAALLRRWVPMYPVAVVVLGLFVVYEVYRAFTTGSVLLPFLAALDVAIIVIVIREYRALRVERAGSGGG; this is translated from the coding sequence GTGCCGAGCCGAGACCCGATCACCACGCGCGGATCGCGGCGCACCGAGCAGCTGTTCAGGATCGCGCTGTTGGTCAAGGGCGTCGACGGGGCCGCGGAGCTGCTCGGCGCGGTCGCGCTGCTGCTGATCTCCGGGGACCTGGTGAACCGGCTGGTCACCGACGTCCTGGCCCGGGACCTGCTCGGCCCGCCGGACGGGTCGCTGGCCCGGCACTTCGTGTCCGGCACCGCCGAGTTCGCGTCCGGGAACCGGACGTTCGCGATCGTCTACCTCGCCCTGCACGGGGTGGTGAAGCTGCTGCTGGTCGCCGCGCTGCTGCGCAGGTGGGTGCCGATGTACCCGGTGGCGGTCGTGGTGCTCGGCCTGTTCGTGGTCTACGAGGTCTACCGCGCGTTCACGACGGGCTCGGTGCTGCTGCCGTTCCTGGCCGCACTCGACGTCGCGATCATCGTGATCGTCATCCGGGAGTACCGGGCGCTGCGGGTCGAACGAGCGGGATCAGGCGGCGGCTGA
- a CDS encoding class I adenylate-forming enzyme family protein, with amino-acid sequence MPDPTVPDLLDARAADTPGQGVVFPDGRASYPELHAQVERVARGLWALGVRPGDPVGLLLHGGIDSLRFWLAASAVGAVAVPLNVRLRSREIAYVISDAQLRVLITTSAFEPVLTGHLPGDDGAQLDTVVTLDRDTDAGGRLGRRSFDAAADGTDPAGPAAARAALTADDPNLMLYTSGTTSRPRGCVHTHSSLVTEGEAVAERLQLTPDDRFWTPLPMFHCGGFDVALAALAGHCGFVHVGTFEPGHALRQLVDERCTVGFPAFETIWLPVLDHPDFAAADLSALRMVINVGAPERMRSMQARLPQAVQLSCLGMTESFGFCCVGSPDDPAEVRATTSGRPLRHMEARVVDPETGAEVAPGVPGEFRFRGGSRLSHYHRDPELTAQRIDADGWFASGDQVVADAEGRLRFLTRLGDILKVGGENVAAAEIEGFLSEHPAAGIVQVVGAPDARYGEVACAFVQLRPGAAASEEELIRFCLGAVATYKVPRYVRFVEDWPMSGTKVQKFRLRALITEELERRGITEAPRMVAPPVSAGP; translated from the coding sequence ATGCCGGACCCCACCGTCCCCGATCTGCTCGACGCGCGGGCCGCCGACACCCCCGGCCAGGGCGTGGTGTTCCCGGACGGCCGGGCCTCCTACCCGGAGCTGCACGCGCAGGTCGAGCGGGTCGCACGCGGCCTGTGGGCGCTCGGTGTCCGCCCCGGCGACCCGGTCGGGTTGCTGCTGCACGGCGGCATCGACAGCCTGCGGTTCTGGCTCGCGGCGAGCGCGGTCGGCGCCGTCGCGGTGCCGCTCAACGTCCGCCTGCGCTCCCGCGAGATCGCCTACGTGATCTCCGACGCGCAGCTGCGCGTGCTGATCACGACCTCGGCGTTCGAGCCGGTGCTCACCGGGCACCTCCCGGGCGACGACGGCGCGCAGCTGGACACCGTCGTCACCCTCGACCGCGACACCGACGCCGGCGGACGGCTGGGCCGGAGGAGCTTCGACGCGGCCGCGGACGGCACCGACCCGGCCGGCCCGGCGGCGGCCCGCGCCGCCCTGACCGCCGACGACCCGAACCTCATGCTCTACACCTCTGGGACCACCTCGCGTCCGCGCGGCTGCGTGCACACCCACTCCTCGCTCGTCACCGAGGGCGAGGCCGTCGCCGAACGCCTGCAGCTCACCCCGGACGACCGGTTCTGGACGCCGCTGCCGATGTTCCACTGCGGAGGGTTCGACGTCGCGCTGGCCGCACTGGCCGGGCACTGCGGGTTCGTGCACGTCGGGACGTTCGAGCCGGGGCACGCGCTGCGCCAGCTCGTCGACGAGCGCTGCACGGTCGGGTTCCCCGCGTTCGAGACGATCTGGCTGCCGGTGCTCGACCACCCGGACTTCGCCGCCGCGGACCTGTCCGCGCTCCGGATGGTGATCAACGTGGGCGCGCCGGAGCGGATGCGGTCGATGCAGGCCCGGCTGCCGCAGGCGGTGCAGCTGTCGTGCCTGGGCATGACCGAGTCGTTCGGGTTCTGCTGCGTGGGCTCGCCGGACGACCCGGCCGAGGTCCGCGCGACGACGAGCGGGCGGCCGTTGCGTCACATGGAGGCGAGGGTCGTCGACCCGGAGACCGGGGCCGAGGTCGCGCCGGGTGTGCCGGGCGAGTTCCGGTTCCGCGGCGGGTCACGCCTGTCGCACTACCACCGCGACCCCGAGCTGACCGCGCAGCGGATCGACGCCGACGGCTGGTTCGCCTCCGGGGACCAGGTCGTCGCCGACGCCGAGGGCCGGCTGCGGTTCCTGACCCGGCTCGGAGACATCCTCAAGGTGGGCGGGGAGAACGTGGCCGCCGCGGAGATCGAGGGGTTCCTCTCCGAGCACCCGGCGGCCGGGATCGTGCAGGTCGTGGGCGCCCCGGACGCGCGCTACGGAGAGGTGGCGTGCGCGTTCGTGCAGCTCCGGCCCGGCGCCGCCGCCTCGGAGGAGGAACTGATCAGGTTCTGCCTCGGCGCGGTGGCCACCTACAAGGTGCCCCGCTACGTGCGGTTCGTCGAGGACTGGCCGATGTCCGGGACGAAGGTGCAGAAGTTCCGCCTCCGGGCGCTGATCACCGAGGAGCTCGAACGGCGCGGGATCACCGAGGCGCCGCGGATGGTGGCACCGCCCGTGTCCGCGGGTCCCTAG